CGGCGCGGGTCTCCTTCGAGGCGCTCGACCTCCCGCTGAGCGCCTTCGTGGCGATCCGCCCCCTGGACCCGTCCCAGCCGGACGACGCGCCGGACCGGCTGGCCCACCTGCCGGAGATCGACTCGTGCTACTCGGTGGCCGGGGAGGACTTCTACCTGCTGTTGGTCCGGGTCGCGAGCCCGGTGGACCTGGAACGGGTGCTACAGGAGATCCGGACCGCGGCGAACGTCACGACCCGGACCACCGTGGTGCTCTCCACTCCGTACGAGAGTCGACCGCCGAAGATCAGTTTGGATCCGGCGGCGCCCCGGCTGCGCGCCCTTCCGCCGGACCCGGCGAGTTCCAGCGCAGGATGACCGGGCGCCCGTGCTCGTAGCCGAGGGTGGACACGGTCGCGGTGTCCAGCCGCAGCCGGCCCCCGCCGCTGGGCGGTAGCCCGATCCACCGGGCACCGGCCACCCGGAGGCTGTGCCCGTGCGCGACCAGGGCGACGTCCCCGTGCTCGAGTAGTGC
The nucleotide sequence above comes from Plantactinospora soyae. Encoded proteins:
- a CDS encoding Lrp/AsnC family transcriptional regulator, whose translation is MEETDRAIIAALAADGRLSYTDLAERVGLSVSAVHQRVRRLEQRGVIKGYAARVSFEALDLPLSAFVAIRPLDPSQPDDAPDRLAHLPEIDSCYSVAGEDFYLLLVRVASPVDLERVLQEIRTAANVTTRTTVVLSTPYESRPPKISLDPAAPRLRALPPDPASSSAG